A stretch of DNA from Dokdonia sp. PRO95:
TTGCCTTTATGTAGGCAATTAAGACCTGCTATTGTTTGAGGGAACAATAGCAGGTTTTTTGTAACATTTTGTATCTTCAAGCCACCAATAGTTAAAACAACACAACCTATGGATATTTTTAGCAAGATTAAAGAGAAGCTCAGCAACGAGTTTATAGATATTGTAGAGTGGCTAGACTACACAGATGACACGATTGCACATCGTTTTGAACGTTATCAAAACGAGATTAAAAACGGTGCAAAGCTCATTGTAAGAGAAGGACAGACAGCAGTATTTGTAAACGAGGGCCAACTTGCAGATGTTTTTACACCAGGTACATATGACCTTACTACTCAAAACTTACCAATATTATCTACTATTAAAGGGTGGAAATATGGCTTCAACTCTCCATTTAAAGCAGAAGTTTATTTTGTAAACACACACTTATTTACAGACGAAAAGTGGGGAACTAAAAACCCTATAACATTAAGCGATGACCGTTTTGGACTAGTTGAGATTCGCGCTTTTGGTACCTACGCCTTTAAAATTGCAGATGCTGGAAAGTTTATTGTAGACATCGTAGGGACAGATAACAACTTTACAAATTTTGAAATCAACGAGCATCTCAAAAGCCTTATTGCAACTAGGTTTACAGATACAGTAGGAGAAGCAAATCTGCCTATAGAGCTCTATGCGGCAAATACTACTGAGCTTTCTGAGACGTGCCAAGAGGTGATGAAGCCAGAGTTTCTGTCTGTGGGTATTTCTCTTGAGAAATTTTACATCGAGAATGTATCGATGCCAGAAGATCTCAAGAAAGAAATATTTGAATATAGCCGTATCGATAAGCTTGACCTAGATAAGCTTACTAAGTTCAAAACTGCCAAAGCTATAGAAGCTGCAGCAGCAAATGAAGGTGGTACAGCAGGTGCAGGAATGGGAATGGGAATGGGCTTTGTACTCGCACAACAAATGGGAGGAATGATGTCTCCACAAATGGGAGGACAACAACAAGCAAAACCACAAATGAATCAAGGCGGAATGATGCCGCCACCTATGCCAGCCGCTGTACAATATTTTTATGCGGTAAAAGGTGCACAACAAGGACCCGTAGGTATCGATCAGCTCAAGGCTTTATTTGCAAACCGTACTATCAATAAAGAGAGCCTTGTGTGGAAGCAA
This window harbors:
- a CDS encoding SPFH domain-containing protein gives rise to the protein MDIFSKIKEKLSNEFIDIVEWLDYTDDTIAHRFERYQNEIKNGAKLIVREGQTAVFVNEGQLADVFTPGTYDLTTQNLPILSTIKGWKYGFNSPFKAEVYFVNTHLFTDEKWGTKNPITLSDDRFGLVEIRAFGTYAFKIADAGKFIVDIVGTDNNFTNFEINEHLKSLIATRFTDTVGEANLPIELYAANTTELSETCQEVMKPEFLSVGISLEKFYIENVSMPEDLKKEIFEYSRIDKLDLDKLTKFKTAKAIEAAAANEGGTAGAGMGMGMGFVLAQQMGGMMSPQMGGQQQAKPQMNQGGMMPPPMPAAVQYFYAVKGAQQGPVGIDQLKALFANRTINKESLVWKQGMAGWTALQEVEELKSFLGGNTPPPLPV